A single region of the Streptomyces sp. ITFR-16 genome encodes:
- the rbsK gene encoding ribokinase — MTSLAVLGSTNMDLVAYVDRAPERGETVTGKEFRTIPGGKGANQAVAAARAGGEVLMIGAVGDDAYGVRLRENLEHSGVDTDLLHTAEGPSGTAHIVVDAQGSNAIVVVPGANGTVTVLGPGEIAAIAGADLLLLQLELPLSAVIEGARAGHAKGVRTVLTPSPVQDLPSELLDNVDLLIPNEHEAAALSGQDEPHAAAEILLSQVPAVVITLGSKGCLYAARGSRTIHFPAPDVAAVDTTGAGDTFVGTLAVALGEGRPVPQAIAWASAAAALCVQKPGASTSMPYRSEIDAA; from the coding sequence ATGACCAGTCTCGCGGTGCTCGGCAGCACCAATATGGATCTTGTGGCCTATGTCGACCGGGCCCCGGAGCGCGGGGAGACCGTCACCGGAAAGGAGTTCCGCACCATCCCCGGCGGCAAGGGCGCCAACCAGGCCGTCGCCGCCGCCCGCGCGGGCGGTGAGGTGCTGATGATCGGCGCGGTCGGCGACGACGCGTACGGCGTCCGATTGCGGGAGAACCTGGAGCACTCGGGCGTCGACACCGATCTCCTGCACACCGCCGAGGGCCCCAGCGGCACCGCGCACATCGTGGTCGACGCCCAGGGGTCCAACGCGATCGTGGTGGTGCCCGGCGCCAACGGCACCGTCACCGTGCTCGGACCGGGCGAGATCGCCGCCATCGCGGGCGCCGATCTGCTGCTGCTCCAGCTGGAGCTGCCGCTGTCCGCCGTGATCGAGGGTGCCCGGGCCGGTCACGCCAAGGGCGTACGGACGGTGCTCACCCCCTCCCCCGTGCAGGACCTGCCCTCCGAACTCCTCGACAACGTCGACCTGCTGATCCCCAACGAGCACGAGGCGGCGGCCCTGTCCGGGCAGGACGAACCGCACGCGGCCGCCGAGATCCTGCTCAGCCAGGTCCCGGCGGTCGTCATCACGCTCGGCTCCAAGGGCTGTCTGTACGCGGCCCGGGGCAGCCGGACCATCCACTTCCCCGCCCCCGATGTCGCCGCCGTCGACACCACCGGGGCCGGGGACACCTTCGTCGGCACACTGGCCGTGGCGCTCGGCGAGGGGCGGCCCGTGCCGCAGGCCATCGCCTGGGCCTCGGCCGCCGCCGCGCTCTGCGTACAGAAGCCGGGCGCCTCGACCTCCATGCCGTACCGCAGCGAAATCGATGCCGCGTGA